The following are from one region of the Chionomys nivalis chromosome 16, mChiNiv1.1, whole genome shotgun sequence genome:
- the Aqp7 gene encoding aquaporin-7 isoform X3, translating to MVLGEQKMGSYLGVNLGFGFGVTMGVHVGGGISGAHMNAAVTFANCALGRMPWRKFPIYVLGQFLGSFLAAATTYLLFYGAIDHFAGGDLLVTGSLATANIFATYLPEHMTLWQGFLDEVFLTALLQLGLFAITDKQNNPALQGTEALVIGILVCIIGVSLGMNSGYAINPSRDLPPRFFTFIAGWGKQVFRAGNNWWWVPVVAPLLGSYIGGIVYLGLIHSSIPREPQSLENAEAGDQKITVSSSKVLLTPISTTPASTQPVPPPSDSVPVERF from the exons ATGGTTCTAGGAGAACAAAAGATGGGGAGCTATCTTGGTGTCAACTTGGGTTTTGGCTTCGGAGTCACCATGGGCGTGCACGTGGGAGGCGGCATCTCCG GAGCCCATATGAACGCAGCCGTGACCTTCGCCAACTGTGCACTAGGCCGGATGCCCTGGAGGAAATTCCCCATATACGTGCTGGGCCAGTTCCTGGGCTCCTTCTTAGCTGCGGCCACCACCTACTTACTATTCTACG GTGCCATTGACCACTTTGCGGGAGGAGACCTGTTGGTGACTGGTTCCCTGGCCACTGCCAACATTTTTGCCACCTATCTTCCTGAACACATGACCTTGTGGCAGGGCTTCCTGGATGAG GTGTTCTTGACCGCGTTGCTCCAGCTGGGTCTCTTCGCCATCACAGACAAGCAGAACAATCCAGCGCTTCAGGGGACTGAGGCCCTGGTGATAGGCATCCTTGTTTGCATCATTGGGGTGTCCCTGGGCATGAACTCGGGGTATGCCATCAACCCGTCCCGTGACCTGCCTCCCCGCTTCTTCACTTTCATTGCTGGCTGGGGCAAACAAGTGTTCAG AGCTGGGAACAACTGGTGGTGGGTACCAGTGGTGGCACCCCTCCTGGGCTCCTACATAGGTGGCATTGTGTACCTGGGCCTAATTCACTCCAGTATACCACGGGAACCTCAGAGTTTGGAGAATGCTGAAGCAGGAGACCAGAAGATAACCGTATCATCATCCAAGGTTCTCCTCACCCCCATCTCTACGACCCCAGCTTCCACCCAACCTGTTCCACCCCCAAGTGACTCTGTGCCTGTAGAGCGCTTCTAA
- the Aqp7 gene encoding aquaporin-7 isoform X1, whose amino-acid sequence MSQTIQPRRSTQNATMPPRPVLMNIQGVLQKEMVREFLAETMSTYVMMVFGLGSVAHMVLGEQKMGSYLGVNLGFGFGVTMGVHVGGGISGAHMNAAVTFANCALGRMPWRKFPIYVLGQFLGSFLAAATTYLLFYGAIDHFAGGDLLVTGSLATANIFATYLPEHMTLWQGFLDEVFLTALLQLGLFAITDKQNNPALQGTEALVIGILVCIIGVSLGMNSGYAINPSRDLPPRFFTFIAGWGKQVFRAGNNWWWVPVVAPLLGSYIGGIVYLGLIHSSIPREPQSLENAEAGDQKITVSSSKVLLTPISTTPASTQPVPPPSDSVPVERF is encoded by the exons ATGTCTCAGACAATCCAGCCGAGGCG GTCCACCCAGAACGCCACGATGCCCCCAAGGCCCGTGCTCATGAACATCCAGGGGGTGCTGCAGAAGGAGATGGTGCGGGAGTTCCTGGCCGAGACCATGAGCACCTATGTCATGATG GTGTTTGGCCTTGGTTCCGTGGCTCATATGGTTCTAGGAGAACAAAAGATGGGGAGCTATCTTGGTGTCAACTTGGGTTTTGGCTTCGGAGTCACCATGGGCGTGCACGTGGGAGGCGGCATCTCCG GAGCCCATATGAACGCAGCCGTGACCTTCGCCAACTGTGCACTAGGCCGGATGCCCTGGAGGAAATTCCCCATATACGTGCTGGGCCAGTTCCTGGGCTCCTTCTTAGCTGCGGCCACCACCTACTTACTATTCTACG GTGCCATTGACCACTTTGCGGGAGGAGACCTGTTGGTGACTGGTTCCCTGGCCACTGCCAACATTTTTGCCACCTATCTTCCTGAACACATGACCTTGTGGCAGGGCTTCCTGGATGAG GTGTTCTTGACCGCGTTGCTCCAGCTGGGTCTCTTCGCCATCACAGACAAGCAGAACAATCCAGCGCTTCAGGGGACTGAGGCCCTGGTGATAGGCATCCTTGTTTGCATCATTGGGGTGTCCCTGGGCATGAACTCGGGGTATGCCATCAACCCGTCCCGTGACCTGCCTCCCCGCTTCTTCACTTTCATTGCTGGCTGGGGCAAACAAGTGTTCAG AGCTGGGAACAACTGGTGGTGGGTACCAGTGGTGGCACCCCTCCTGGGCTCCTACATAGGTGGCATTGTGTACCTGGGCCTAATTCACTCCAGTATACCACGGGAACCTCAGAGTTTGGAGAATGCTGAAGCAGGAGACCAGAAGATAACCGTATCATCATCCAAGGTTCTCCTCACCCCCATCTCTACGACCCCAGCTTCCACCCAACCTGTTCCACCCCCAAGTGACTCTGTGCCTGTAGAGCGCTTCTAA
- the Aqp7 gene encoding aquaporin-7 isoform X2 translates to MPPRPVLMNIQGVLQKEMVREFLAETMSTYVMMVFGLGSVAHMVLGEQKMGSYLGVNLGFGFGVTMGVHVGGGISGAHMNAAVTFANCALGRMPWRKFPIYVLGQFLGSFLAAATTYLLFYGAIDHFAGGDLLVTGSLATANIFATYLPEHMTLWQGFLDEVFLTALLQLGLFAITDKQNNPALQGTEALVIGILVCIIGVSLGMNSGYAINPSRDLPPRFFTFIAGWGKQVFRAGNNWWWVPVVAPLLGSYIGGIVYLGLIHSSIPREPQSLENAEAGDQKITVSSSKVLLTPISTTPASTQPVPPPSDSVPVERF, encoded by the exons ATGCCCCCAAGGCCCGTGCTCATGAACATCCAGGGGGTGCTGCAGAAGGAGATGGTGCGGGAGTTCCTGGCCGAGACCATGAGCACCTATGTCATGATG GTGTTTGGCCTTGGTTCCGTGGCTCATATGGTTCTAGGAGAACAAAAGATGGGGAGCTATCTTGGTGTCAACTTGGGTTTTGGCTTCGGAGTCACCATGGGCGTGCACGTGGGAGGCGGCATCTCCG GAGCCCATATGAACGCAGCCGTGACCTTCGCCAACTGTGCACTAGGCCGGATGCCCTGGAGGAAATTCCCCATATACGTGCTGGGCCAGTTCCTGGGCTCCTTCTTAGCTGCGGCCACCACCTACTTACTATTCTACG GTGCCATTGACCACTTTGCGGGAGGAGACCTGTTGGTGACTGGTTCCCTGGCCACTGCCAACATTTTTGCCACCTATCTTCCTGAACACATGACCTTGTGGCAGGGCTTCCTGGATGAG GTGTTCTTGACCGCGTTGCTCCAGCTGGGTCTCTTCGCCATCACAGACAAGCAGAACAATCCAGCGCTTCAGGGGACTGAGGCCCTGGTGATAGGCATCCTTGTTTGCATCATTGGGGTGTCCCTGGGCATGAACTCGGGGTATGCCATCAACCCGTCCCGTGACCTGCCTCCCCGCTTCTTCACTTTCATTGCTGGCTGGGGCAAACAAGTGTTCAG AGCTGGGAACAACTGGTGGTGGGTACCAGTGGTGGCACCCCTCCTGGGCTCCTACATAGGTGGCATTGTGTACCTGGGCCTAATTCACTCCAGTATACCACGGGAACCTCAGAGTTTGGAGAATGCTGAAGCAGGAGACCAGAAGATAACCGTATCATCATCCAAGGTTCTCCTCACCCCCATCTCTACGACCCCAGCTTCCACCCAACCTGTTCCACCCCCAAGTGACTCTGTGCCTGTAGAGCGCTTCTAA